Within Hemitrygon akajei unplaced genomic scaffold, sHemAka1.3 Scf000063, whole genome shotgun sequence, the genomic segment tgaatggccactctccagtgtgaactgactggtgtctcagtaggtgatatgacaaagtgaatccttttccacagtctgagcaggtgaatggcctctctccagtgtgaactgactggtgtaccttcagttgagatgatgaagggaaccccttcccacagtccgagcaggtgaatggcctctgtccagtgtgaactgactgatgtaacttcagttgagatggtgaagggaatcccttcccacagtctgagcaggtgaatggcctctctccagtgtgaactcgctgatgtaccttcagatgagatgactgagtgaatcctttcccacactctgagcaggtgaatggcatcTCTCCAGTGTGATTGCGTCGaggtaccttcagttgagatgacgaagtaaatccattcccacagtctgaccaggtgaatggccactctctGGTGTGAACCCGAttatgtaccttcagttgagatgactgagtgaatcctttcccacagtctgagcaggtgaacggcttctctccagtgtgaactcgctgatgttccttcagatgagatgacagagtgaatcccttcccacagtctgagcaggtgaatggcctctctctggtgtgaactcgctgatgttgcttcagatgagatgactgagtgaatcccttcccacagtctgagcaggtgaacggcctctccccagtgtgatctcgctgatgtaccttcagttgagatgacgaagtaaatcccttcccacagtctgagcaggtgaacggcctctctccagtgtgaactcgctgatgtaccttcagttgagatgatgaagcgaatcccttcccacagtctgagcaggtgaacggcctctctccagtgtgaactcgctgatgtaccttcagttgagacgaTGAAAtacatcccttcccacagtctgagcaggtgaacggccactctcTGGTGTGAACccgttgatgtaccttcagttgagatgatgaaatgaatccctttccacagtctgagcaggtgaacggcttctctccagtgtgaaatcTCTGATGTACctccagttgagatgaccgagagaatcccttcccacagactgagcaggtgaatggccattctccggtgtgaactgactggtgtctcagtagatgatatgacaaagtgaatccctttccacagtctgagcatgtgaatggcctctctccagtgtgaactgactggtgtaccttcagtcgggatgagcaagtgaatcccttcccacagtccgagcaggtgaacagcttctctccATTGTGAATTCGCTGGCGTGCCATTTGGgtggatgaccaagtgaatcccttcccggaGTCTGAGCAGGTGAGCAGCCTCTGTCCTGTGTAgaatgacgggcgtgccagtcgatcagatgatagagtgaatccctcGCCACAGTCTGAGCCGGAATGATGGTCGAATGTATCCCTTGCTTCGCTTGTTAAAAACTTGGATacagacagcaaaactggcgtttTGAGTTCCAGATTCCCGTGCACAAATTCCTTGTCGtttctaacctgtaaaaagatttacaagatCCATCAATGCATGTAgggcaacatttcagatgagatcacttgagttgtcaaggtgtgatatggcttcacactgttacagtgaagtttcacccaagttggagagagaaatcattttctaactgggcacagtactagaatctggaatgaccatcaaattctctgatgctctctaaaagaatggggcatttctgtcatctccaatctgtgacctggctcagtttgactgtctccattggtattattccctgttcccactgagctgccctGGGtttctggccccacagtaactgaaacactctcacagaaATAGCCAGCAGTACATTTCATGggcccaccactcactgtgtaaaaaacatcCCCTCGGTacgttaaaactatgccccctcatcttagccacttcagccctgggaaaagcctggAAAAGCCTGGAAAAGCCTGGAAAAGAcataatcaatgcccctcatcatcttatatacctaaAAAGGCTTTAAACATAAACAAGGGAATTATACATTCCCTTTGAGGATTTGTTAGgatgatacaaaattatgagggtatagatagggtaaatgcaagcagctttagccactgaggttaggtgggatgacaaccagagttcatgggtaagtggggaaggtgaacaTTTAATGGTGTTatgaccgcagccccctcctttgcgagaatcgcaagagcactaagggaggggtgggtcagtggacccaggaaatgggagagagacatgCCGGATGACTCGTTCaccggcgatgcaaaataacgcaacattggccattgtctcttgaagacacatttgtggattggggactgggctatgtgcaagccctcgggcaaagtgggctggttgagagagagattgcatcacccccaacctgactgacatctactaccctgcgagtcaagataaaagaggggctgtagagaccaCCAGAAGACacactagcgatcccgtaatagcgggcagccatttgaaggaagccacgtgcatttggttcccttgcctgggaaccgGTGGtgggtaccacagaaacgattttcttgaactaacaacggggaaccaactcccccgactcaacggtttggcctcatcaaaagacccgggcaagtttcttttctcacaaatctctctctctccaacaagtgaaaacccagcggtccccaaaaccagaagcctgcaggaactgagtgacttttatatttccaacagacaatatattaccccccagacaaacgatagagctatttcttattgatgactattgctatacccgcgcttttagattgagtattgacgacatatattatctgaatgtttgtattaaccttatttttgtgcccctttataaataaagacttttaaaaatagtaccatcagacttcaacggacctctctatctttgctggtaagtgacccagttacagggtacgtaacaatggaaacatttggaaaagctctttactgaaatggtcgtgagagcGTGGAAGGAGAtgctagcacaagtggtgaatatgagctcggtttcaccatttaaaagaagtttggatgggagcctggatggtaggggtatggagggtgatggtcccggtgcaggtagttgcattgaGACAGCTTAAGtgttttttcagcattgactatATGGGCGAAATAGCCCAGTTCATCAGTCCAgattggaggcagcatctccaacaccatcacattgagcacagggccccccagggttgtgtgctcagtccattgctattcactctgctgacccacgactgtgctgcaactcacagctcaaaccacatcatcaagttcaccaatgatacaaccgtggtgggtctcatcagcaagaatgacgagtcagcttatagagaggaagtgcagtggctaacggactggtgcagagccaacaacctgtctctgaacgtgaacaaaacaaaagagatgtgtACAATGTCcagtgtatgttactaaaaa encodes:
- the LOC140721854 gene encoding uncharacterized protein, with amino-acid sequence MALVLRDQVRNDKEFVHGNLELKTPVLLSVSKFLTSEARDTFDHHSGSDCGEGFTLSSDRLARPSFYTGQRLLTCSDSGKGFTWSSTQMARQRIHNGEKLFTCSDCGKGFTCSSRLKVHQSVHTGERPFTCSDCGKGFTLSYHLLRHQSVHTGEWPFTCSVCGKGFSRSSQLEVHQRFHTGEKPFTCSDCGKGFISSSQLKVHQRVHTREWPFTCSDCGKGCISSSQLKVHQRVHTGERPFTCSDCGKGFASSSQLKVHQRVHTGERPFTCSDCGKGFTSSSQLKVHQRDHTGERPFTCSDCGKGFTQSSHLKQHQRVHTRERPFTCSDCGKGFTLSSHLKEHQRVHTGEKPFTCSDCGKGFTQSSQLKVHNRVHTREWPFTWSDCGNGFTSSSQLKVPRRNHTGEMPFTCSECGKGFTQSSHLKVHQRVHTGERPFTCSDCGKGFPSPSQLKLHQSVHTGQRPFTCSDCGKGFPSSSQLKVHQSVHTGERPFTCSDCGKGFTLSYHLLRHQSVHTGEWPFTCSVCGKGFSRSSQLKIHQRFHTGERPFNCSACGKGFTSSSHLKVHQWVHTGERPYTCSDCGKGFTSSSQLKVHQRVHTREWPFTCSDCGKGVTSSPQLEVHQRDHTGEKPFTCSDCGK